In a genomic window of uncultured Flavobacterium sp.:
- a CDS encoding sialate O-acetylesterase: MKNNIFKFVFILMISSTMMANVTLPNIFGDNMVLQRNSEVKIWGWGNPKEEIKLVSSWNNQEYKVVANNQAQWELHIKTPEAGGPYTISIKGYNEVVLKNILIGEVWVCSGQSNMEMSASWGIDNGEEEMKNATNPNIRFFLVPKLTATTPQNNLLGNWTESTPETMKYFSAIGYFFAKRLREDLKNVPIGLISSNWGGTPAEIWMPEEVVQNDPVLLENAKKLNEQEYGPRQPGRAYNAMIYPFAGFKIAGTLWYQGESNVGSLVYDKTLSALITSWRKVWQDEFPFYFVQIAPYKTGSNNFSNVTVRDSQRKILKEVPKTGMVLTSDISDTIDIHPKNKKSVGIRLANLALAEVYKTNNNLVNGPLFRDLKVDKNKVIVSFDYAEGLYFKNKISNQFEVAGADGTFYPAEASIKNNQVILTSKKVPNPAKVRFAWGNTIQSDLFNKANLPASCFVSE; encoded by the coding sequence ATGAAAAATAATATATTTAAGTTTGTTTTCATTCTGATGATTTCCAGTACTATGATGGCAAACGTTACGCTTCCGAATATTTTTGGCGACAATATGGTTTTACAACGCAACTCCGAAGTGAAGATTTGGGGTTGGGGAAATCCTAAGGAAGAAATCAAATTGGTTTCAAGTTGGAATAATCAGGAATATAAAGTTGTGGCGAACAATCAGGCGCAATGGGAACTTCATATAAAAACTCCCGAAGCCGGAGGACCTTACACGATTTCTATAAAAGGATATAATGAAGTCGTTCTTAAAAATATTCTGATTGGAGAAGTTTGGGTTTGTTCCGGACAATCGAATATGGAAATGTCTGCAAGTTGGGGAATTGATAATGGTGAAGAAGAAATGAAAAACGCCACGAATCCTAATATTCGCTTTTTCTTAGTTCCGAAATTAACCGCAACAACTCCGCAAAATAATCTTTTAGGAAACTGGACAGAATCTACTCCGGAAACCATGAAATACTTTAGCGCAATTGGTTATTTCTTTGCCAAACGCTTGCGCGAAGATTTAAAAAATGTACCAATTGGATTAATTTCTTCAAACTGGGGCGGAACTCCTGCTGAAATCTGGATGCCGGAAGAAGTTGTTCAGAATGATCCAGTTTTATTAGAAAATGCCAAAAAACTAAACGAACAAGAATATGGCCCACGCCAACCGGGACGCGCTTACAATGCGATGATTTATCCGTTTGCAGGTTTCAAGATTGCAGGAACGCTTTGGTATCAAGGCGAATCGAATGTTGGTTCGCTGGTTTATGATAAAACATTATCGGCTTTGATTACGTCGTGGAGAAAAGTTTGGCAAGACGAATTTCCTTTTTATTTCGTTCAGATTGCGCCGTATAAAACCGGAAGTAATAACTTCTCTAATGTCACGGTAAGAGATTCTCAAAGAAAAATTCTGAAAGAAGTTCCAAAGACAGGAATGGTTCTGACAAGTGATATTTCGGACACTATAGATATTCATCCAAAGAATAAAAAGTCGGTTGGAATTCGTTTGGCAAATTTGGCTTTAGCCGAAGTTTATAAGACTAATAATAATTTGGTAAATGGACCACTTTTTAGAGATTTAAAAGTTGATAAAAACAAAGTAATCGTTTCGTTTGATTATGCGGAAGGATTGTACTTTAAAAACAAAATTTCGAATCAATTTGAAGTGGCTGGAGCCGATGGAACTTTCTATCCGGCAGAAGCTTCGATAAAAAATAATCAGGTGATTTTGACGAGTAAAAAAGTTCCAAATCCTGCGAAAGTGAGATTTGCATGGGGAAATACAATTCAGTCAGATTTGTTTAATAAAGCAAATTTACCGGCTTCTTGTTTTGTTTCTGAATAA
- a CDS encoding GDSL-type esterase/lipase family protein yields MFLKKIALLSLFLLISATSISQTKNNKFLYAGRVEKLQDNNVVLIGTASSVSFNFIGNECSISLQSVDSYEHHNYVSLVLDGKYIGKIRIEKGAVQSFPIKVSSKKKVHLLEVYKNTEAQSGNILFAGTTAKLTTISAKKKKKIEFIGDSITCAAASDSVDCDKGEYMDHHNGYYAYGPRISREIDVDYLVSSVSGIGMYRNWNDENKDEAIMPDVYENLYLTKDPSKPKYDFAFQPNIISIALGTNDFSGGDGKKERLPFNAEKYISNYINFIKMLYKHNPNAQIVITNSPMVGGDRAVVFEDCLNKVKAAFANDKSHKEILIFKFKPMTPKGCLGHPDVADHKVLADEYAPFLKKLLNEK; encoded by the coding sequence ATGTTTCTCAAAAAAATAGCCCTTTTAAGTTTGTTTTTGCTGATTTCGGCAACTTCTATTTCACAAACCAAAAATAATAAATTTCTATACGCCGGTCGGGTTGAAAAACTTCAAGATAATAATGTTGTCTTAATTGGAACAGCTTCTTCGGTTTCGTTTAATTTTATAGGAAATGAATGTTCGATTTCACTTCAAAGTGTAGATTCTTATGAACATCATAATTATGTTTCTTTGGTTTTGGACGGAAAATATATTGGTAAAATAAGAATCGAAAAAGGTGCTGTACAATCTTTTCCGATAAAAGTTAGCTCAAAGAAAAAAGTACATCTTTTAGAAGTTTATAAAAATACCGAAGCACAAAGCGGGAATATTTTATTTGCCGGAACCACAGCAAAACTGACTACAATTTCTGCAAAAAAGAAAAAGAAAATCGAATTTATTGGAGATTCTATCACTTGTGCAGCAGCGAGCGATTCAGTTGATTGTGATAAAGGCGAATACATGGATCATCATAACGGATATTACGCTTATGGTCCAAGAATTTCAAGAGAAATTGACGTTGATTATTTGGTAAGTTCTGTTTCCGGAATTGGAATGTATCGCAATTGGAATGACGAAAACAAAGATGAAGCGATTATGCCGGATGTTTATGAAAATTTATATTTAACGAAAGATCCTTCGAAACCCAAATATGATTTTGCTTTTCAGCCAAATATTATCAGTATTGCTTTAGGAACCAACGATTTTTCGGGCGGAGATGGAAAAAAAGAACGTTTGCCTTTTAATGCCGAAAAGTATATTTCGAATTACATCAATTTTATCAAAATGCTATATAAACACAATCCGAATGCGCAGATTGTGATAACAAATAGTCCAATGGTTGGCGGAGACAGAGCAGTTGTTTTTGAAGATTGTCTGAACAAAGTAAAAGCCGCTTTTGCGAATGATAAATCGCATAAAGAAATTCTGATTTTCAAATTTAAACCAATGACGCCAAAAGGTTGTTTGGGACATCCTGACGTTGCAGATCATAAAGTTCTGGCAGATGAATATGCTCCATTTTTAAAAAAGTTACTAAATGAAAAATAA
- a CDS encoding C40 family peptidase, which translates to MKSTLYIAFAAILIFSSFTVKTKTTIEASSIKITQNKIDRDSIILYAKQYLGTPYLYAGNDPKKGFDCSGFVNYVFKNYNITLPRSSSGFKNLGTKLFPEDFKVGDILVFYGYKDKTIVGHLGIICEANGMHSKFIHASSGKAGSVTISDLDSDHYSKRYYKCINVLP; encoded by the coding sequence ATGAAATCAACCTTATATATTGCATTTGCAGCAATTCTTATATTCTCGTCTTTTACTGTAAAGACAAAAACTACTATTGAAGCTAGTTCTATTAAAATAACACAAAATAAAATAGACAGAGATTCTATTATTCTTTATGCAAAACAGTATTTGGGAACGCCTTATTTGTACGCGGGAAATGACCCGAAAAAAGGATTCGATTGTTCTGGTTTTGTAAATTATGTGTTTAAAAATTACAACATTACTTTACCAAGAAGTTCGAGTGGTTTTAAAAATTTAGGCACAAAATTATTTCCCGAAGATTTTAAAGTGGGAGATATTTTAGTTTTTTATGGTTATAAGGACAAAACAATTGTTGGTCATCTCGGGATTATCTGTGAAGCAAATGGAATGCATTCAAAATTTATTCACGCTTCTTCCGGAAAAGCTGGCAGCGTAACTATTAGCGATTTAGATTCTGATCATTATAGCAAACGTTATTATAAATGCATCAATGTATTGCCTTGA
- a CDS encoding L,D-transpeptidase family protein has product MKILYSLAAVVLLFGAVSCNSKAEKKEEELKKTVEKVIPELKISIDSSKIAAFYQAYPKLDKFQNDVFALYKKNKSTQLWLDNKGIVEFASTLFNKYKGLDREGLKANFPYNENINPIFDHIADNKLSKSDTDLMITNLYFYYVQKVSGVDEKTTKSLEWLLPRKKVNYQVFSDSIYKKATISDDKKSKMFSQYYKLRDALHEYREIEKKGGWKTIEVGDDFKSLKIGDSVPAIGQIRERLYIGGDLKENTKSNICDSTLISAVKNFETHHGLTPKNTILPEHITEMNIPVSDRIKTIIANMERCRWIDPALEKGQEYIEVNIPEFRLYLIRDHQIAFVSPVVVGKAMTQTVIFSGMMNNIVFSPYWNVPTSIINKEIKPGMAKNKNYLAQKNLEWNNGAVRQLPGKNNSLGLVKFLFPNSNNIYLHDTPAKSLFERENRAFSHGCVRVGKPRDLAIELLKQDASWTPARIDKAMHAGKESWYTLKKKVPVYIGYFTAWVDRKGNLNFYKDVYQRDESLIKLLTEE; this is encoded by the coding sequence ATGAAAATTTTGTATTCGCTTGCTGCTGTTGTGCTTCTTTTTGGTGCTGTTTCTTGTAATTCTAAAGCAGAAAAAAAGGAAGAAGAATTAAAAAAGACCGTAGAAAAAGTAATACCAGAACTAAAAATCTCAATCGATAGTTCTAAAATTGCTGCTTTTTATCAAGCGTATCCTAAATTGGATAAATTTCAAAACGATGTTTTTGCTTTATACAAGAAAAATAAATCTACTCAATTGTGGCTTGACAATAAAGGAATTGTTGAGTTTGCAAGTACTTTATTCAATAAATATAAAGGATTAGATCGAGAAGGATTGAAAGCTAATTTTCCGTATAACGAAAATATCAATCCTATTTTTGATCATATCGCAGATAATAAATTATCGAAATCAGACACAGATTTGATGATTACAAATTTGTATTTCTACTATGTTCAAAAAGTATCTGGCGTTGACGAGAAAACGACTAAATCATTAGAATGGCTTTTACCTCGAAAAAAAGTAAATTACCAAGTCTTTTCAGATTCTATTTATAAAAAGGCGACTATAAGTGATGATAAAAAGAGCAAAATGTTCAGTCAATATTACAAACTTCGTGACGCGCTTCATGAATATAGAGAAATTGAAAAAAAAGGAGGCTGGAAAACAATTGAAGTTGGTGATGATTTCAAAAGTTTAAAAATTGGAGATTCTGTTCCTGCAATCGGACAAATTAGAGAAAGACTTTATATTGGTGGCGATCTTAAAGAAAATACCAAAAGTAATATTTGCGATTCGACTTTGATATCAGCGGTCAAAAACTTTGAAACGCATCACGGATTAACTCCAAAAAACACAATTTTACCGGAACATATTACTGAAATGAATATTCCGGTTTCAGACAGAATCAAAACGATTATTGCAAATATGGAACGTTGCAGATGGATTGATCCAGCGCTCGAAAAAGGTCAGGAATATATAGAAGTTAATATTCCTGAGTTTAGATTGTATTTAATTCGTGATCATCAAATTGCTTTTGTATCGCCAGTTGTAGTTGGAAAAGCAATGACTCAAACGGTTATTTTTAGCGGAATGATGAACAACATTGTTTTTAGTCCGTATTGGAATGTTCCAACAAGTATTATCAATAAAGAGATAAAACCCGGAATGGCGAAAAACAAGAATTATTTGGCACAGAAAAATCTGGAGTGGAATAATGGCGCCGTTCGTCAGTTGCCTGGAAAAAATAATTCACTTGGTTTAGTGAAATTTCTGTTTCCAAATTCAAATAATATTTACTTACACGATACACCGGCAAAAAGTTTATTCGAAAGAGAAAACAGAGCTTTTAGCCACGGATGTGTACGCGTAGGAAAACCAAGAGATTTAGCAATTGAACTTTTAAAACAAGATGCTTCATGGACTCCCGCTAGAATTGACAAAGCAATGCATGCCGGAAAAGAAAGTTGGTACACTTTAAAAAAGAAAGTTCCTGTTTACATAGGATATTTTACGGCTTGGGTAGACCGAAAAGGAAATCTGAATTTTTATAAAGACGTTTATCAAAGAGACGAAAGTTTGATAAAACTATTAACAGAAGAGTAA
- a CDS encoding DUF1573 domain-containing protein — MRIIKISMLALALGLMSFSAIAPVKSLVCETKTAAFDASTIVWKAETIDVGQIPQGTPKAIVYEFKNTGKTAVVITNVQGSCGCTATDYTKEPILPGKTAKVTATYNAANKGGFTKTVTVTTSAETAPKILTLKGTVI; from the coding sequence ATGAGAATTATTAAAATTTCGATGTTAGCACTAGCTTTAGGACTAATGTCTTTTTCAGCAATTGCACCAGTAAAATCATTAGTTTGCGAAACAAAAACAGCAGCTTTTGATGCGTCAACTATTGTTTGGAAAGCAGAAACTATTGATGTTGGACAAATTCCACAAGGAACTCCAAAAGCGATTGTTTATGAATTTAAAAACACAGGAAAAACTGCTGTTGTAATTACTAATGTTCAGGGATCTTGCGGTTGTACTGCAACAGATTATACAAAAGAGCCAATTTTACCTGGTAAAACGGCTAAAGTAACAGCAACTTATAACGCCGCTAATAAAGGTGGTTTTACAAAAACAGTTACTGTAACAACAAGTGCCGAAACGGCGCCAAAAATCCTTACTTTAAAAGGAACGGTTATCTAA
- a CDS encoding HAMP domain-containing sensor histidine kinase gives MKINKLNSIILLGLVAIISILVAQLLWTKEAFTLEQKKLSQKANIALLEVARKLYEGKDHESSCQNPVQKISNDYYIVNVNNAFEPDILEFYLRAEFKKMNITTDFEFAMYNCQSDEMVYGKYISFSDKEQATKTVSFPKHKNLVYYFAVRFPNETTYLFSSMRFWFVLSITLIFILLIYVYSIFTLLQQKKYSELQRDFINNMTHEFKTPLSSILIASKYLIEQNPIKDDKKLYTYTDIIINQSNKLNHHIEKILNIAKSDYTPLELKKETVLIVPIIEEVIENIQLKYPEAFIKIERQSDEYAIETDVFHFSNLIYNLLDNAVKYCNKKPEIIIQIIVENSTLKLKFIDNGIGIASKNISFIFDKFYRAQNEKSNEVNGFGLGLYYVKEICNLHNWKIKAENNLENGTTITLSIPYKK, from the coding sequence TTGAAAATAAATAAACTTAATAGTATTATCCTTCTGGGACTTGTCGCCATTATAAGCATATTGGTCGCGCAATTGCTTTGGACCAAAGAGGCTTTTACTTTAGAACAAAAAAAACTAAGTCAGAAGGCAAACATTGCTTTACTGGAAGTTGCCAGAAAATTATACGAGGGAAAAGATCATGAATCTTCCTGCCAAAATCCTGTTCAGAAAATTTCGAACGATTATTATATTGTCAATGTCAATAATGCTTTTGAACCGGATATTTTAGAATTTTACTTGAGAGCCGAATTCAAAAAAATGAACATTACAACTGATTTTGAATTTGCGATGTACAATTGTCAAAGTGACGAAATGGTCTACGGAAAATACATTTCTTTTTCTGATAAAGAACAGGCAACAAAAACAGTTTCTTTTCCAAAACATAAAAATTTAGTCTACTATTTTGCGGTACGTTTTCCTAATGAAACTACTTATTTATTCAGTTCGATGCGTTTTTGGTTTGTGCTTTCCATTACGCTTATTTTTATTTTATTGATCTATGTTTATTCGATTTTTACGCTTTTGCAGCAAAAGAAATATTCTGAGTTGCAACGAGATTTTATCAATAATATGACGCATGAATTCAAAACTCCTTTGTCTTCGATTTTAATTGCTTCAAAATATTTAATTGAACAGAATCCGATTAAAGATGATAAGAAACTCTATACTTACACTGACATTATTATCAATCAAAGTAATAAACTGAATCATCATATTGAGAAAATTCTAAACATTGCCAAGTCTGATTATACTCCTTTAGAATTAAAAAAAGAGACTGTTTTAATTGTTCCGATTATTGAGGAAGTAATCGAAAATATTCAGTTAAAATATCCTGAAGCTTTTATTAAAATTGAAAGACAATCAGATGAATATGCAATAGAAACTGATGTTTTTCATTTCTCTAATTTGATTTATAATCTACTGGATAATGCGGTAAAATATTGCAATAAAAAACCTGAAATTATCATTCAGATAATAGTAGAAAATTCGACTTTGAAGCTAAAATTTATTGATAACGGAATTGGAATTGCTTCTAAAAACATTTCGTTTATCTTTGATAAGTTTTACCGCGCTCAAAACGAAAAAAGCAATGAAGTAAATGGTTTTGGACTTGGTTTGTATTATGTAAAAGAAATTTGCAACTTGCATAATTGGAAAATTAAAGCCGAAAATAATTTAGAAAATGGCACAACAATAACCTTGTCAATTCCTTATAAAAAATGA
- a CDS encoding response regulator transcription factor, giving the protein MKQFKILYTEDDETLAFLTKDNLEQNNYDVTHCCDGNLGLEAFKKENFDICIFDIMMPKKDGFELATEVRKTNTDIPIIFLSAKTLKEDRIKGLRLGADDYLVKPFSIEELLLKIEIFLKRSQKNVPTEKNVYEIGKYQFDTNNFILFNESEKISLTQREAELLKLFLDNKNSVLKREQILTSLWGTDDYFMGRSLDVFISRLRKILSNEKGISIENLHGIGFRFTM; this is encoded by the coding sequence ATGAAACAATTCAAAATACTTTATACCGAAGACGATGAAACTCTGGCGTTTTTAACCAAAGATAATTTGGAACAAAATAACTACGATGTTACACATTGTTGTGATGGTAATTTAGGCTTGGAAGCCTTTAAAAAAGAAAATTTTGACATTTGTATCTTTGATATAATGATGCCAAAAAAAGATGGTTTTGAGTTGGCAACTGAAGTTAGAAAAACTAATACTGACATTCCTATTATTTTTCTTTCGGCCAAAACTTTAAAAGAAGATCGTATTAAAGGATTGCGTCTTGGCGCCGATGATTATCTGGTGAAGCCTTTTAGCATTGAAGAATTGTTATTGAAAATTGAGATTTTCTTAAAACGTTCGCAGAAAAATGTTCCAACGGAAAAAAATGTATACGAAATTGGAAAATATCAGTTCGATACCAATAATTTTATTCTTTTTAATGAAAGCGAAAAAATCAGCCTTACGCAACGTGAAGCTGAATTACTGAAACTTTTTCTTGACAATAAAAATTCGGTTTTAAAAAGGGAACAAATTCTGACTTCACTTTGGGGAACTGATGATTATTTTATGGGAAGAAGTTTGGATGTTTTTATTTCGCGTCTGCGTAAAATTCTGTCTAATGAAAAAGGAATTTCGATAGAAAACCTACACGGAATTGGTTTTAGATTTACAATGTAG
- a CDS encoding MBL fold metallo-hydrolase: MKLHHLRNATLVIETDQHVILVDPMLGKRKTIPPFTFFRYKPKRNPLVSLPKNSRDILSRVTHCLITHLHPDHIDKAGEVFLRRKSIAVICSSKDEKVLAKRGLNITQTLDYWEPQPFLDGKITGIPAIHGYGFVAKLMGNVMGFHIELPNEKSIYISSDTVFTEHVEKVLVEFKPDIATVACGTARLDIGQPLLMRMNDILKFAALAPGKVFANHLEALNHCPTTREELKAALAENDLLSKTAIPNDGTYVEY; this comes from the coding sequence ATGAAATTGCATCATTTACGTAACGCGACTTTAGTTATTGAAACTGATCAACATGTAATCTTAGTTGATCCTATGTTAGGAAAGAGAAAAACGATTCCGCCTTTTACTTTCTTTCGTTATAAACCAAAGAGAAATCCGTTGGTTTCTTTGCCAAAAAACAGTCGGGACATTCTAAGCAGAGTTACACATTGTTTGATTACACATTTGCATCCTGATCATATTGATAAAGCTGGTGAAGTTTTTTTAAGACGTAAAAGTATTGCTGTTATTTGTAGTTCAAAAGATGAAAAAGTTCTCGCTAAACGAGGTTTAAATATTACTCAAACTTTAGATTACTGGGAACCTCAACCTTTTCTGGACGGAAAAATCACGGGAATTCCTGCGATTCATGGATATGGTTTTGTTGCAAAACTAATGGGAAATGTAATGGGTTTTCATATTGAATTGCCAAATGAAAAATCAATTTATATAAGCTCAGATACTGTTTTTACAGAACATGTAGAAAAAGTTTTGGTAGAATTTAAACCTGATATTGCAACAGTCGCTTGCGGAACTGCGAGATTAGATATTGGTCAGCCTTTACTAATGAGAATGAATGATATTTTGAAATTTGCGGCTCTTGCTCCGGGCAAAGTTTTTGCGAATCATTTAGAAGCTTTAAATCATTGTCCAACGACTCGAGAAGAATTAAAAGCAGCTTTGGCAGAAAATGATCTTTTATCGAAAACTGCCATTCCTAATGATGGAACTTATGTGGAGTATTGA
- a CDS encoding radical SAM protein has product MKTKLFVVTPPFTQLNTPYPATAYIKGFLNTKNIESVQADLGIDVILELFSKKGLIDLFLYAEKFIENLSSRAESKDEVSDNSKRIFALQDEYIKTIDAVIQFLQGKNPTLALQICQEDFLPEASRFAQLEELDWAFGTMGTQDKAKHLATLYLEDISDFIVECVDENFGFSRYAERLGRSANSFDELYEALQQKPTYIDLILISLLKEKIEAVKPTLFLISVPFPGNLYSAFRCAQWIKQNHPEIKISMGGGFPNTELRSLSDARVFEFFDFITLDDGEVPIEELVENLSSRAESRDEKRYKRTFLLEDGKVVYKNNSLKHDYKQAYVGTPDYSDLPLDKYISVIEIVNPMHRMWSDGRWNKLTMAHGCYWGKCTFCDISLDYIKVYEPVAANLLCDRMEDMMQQTGQNGFHFVDEAAPPALMRALALEILRRKLAVTWWTNIRFEKSFSKDLCLLLKASGCIAVSGGLEVASDRLLKLIDKGVTVEQVAKVTRNFTEAGIMVHAYLMYGYPTQTIQETVDSLEMVRQLFEAGILQSGFWHQFAMTAHSPVGLYPEKFGVTKKTEAIGTFANNDIDYTDSTGINHDKFSFGLKKSLFNFMHGICFDYELQDWFDFKIPKTKIDPDFIFNALEEGNDFNTKPNAKVVWLGGKPSVEHFTKSKKGRTWEMMTFTFHDKKESFNIQTNKEEGEWLVDILTKITISNAKNYTFQEVKADFETSLDDFELFWYSKPINILREFGLLVL; this is encoded by the coding sequence TTGAAAACCAAACTCTTCGTCGTTACGCCTCCTTTTACGCAACTGAATACGCCTTATCCAGCGACAGCGTATATAAAAGGATTTCTAAACACTAAAAATATCGAATCGGTACAGGCTGATTTAGGTATAGATGTGATATTGGAATTGTTTTCGAAGAAAGGATTGATTGATTTGTTTCTTTATGCCGAGAAATTTATTGAGAATTTGTCATCCAGAGCGGAGTCGAAGGATGAGGTTTCAGATAACTCCAAACGTATTTTTGCTTTACAAGACGAATACATCAAGACTATTGATGCTGTAATTCAGTTTTTGCAAGGAAAAAATCCAACATTGGCATTACAAATTTGTCAGGAAGATTTTCTGCCCGAAGCTTCTCGATTTGCACAATTAGAAGAATTGGATTGGGCTTTCGGAACAATGGGAACGCAAGACAAAGCCAAACATCTAGCAACTTTATATCTTGAAGATATTTCGGATTTTATTGTAGAATGTGTCGATGAAAATTTTGGCTTTAGCCGATATGCCGAACGTTTAGGTCGAAGTGCCAATTCGTTTGATGAATTATACGAAGCTTTACAGCAAAAACCGACTTATATCGATTTGATTTTAATTTCACTTTTAAAAGAGAAAATTGAAGCAGTAAAACCGACATTATTTTTAATTTCTGTTCCCTTTCCGGGGAATTTATATAGCGCTTTTCGATGCGCACAATGGATAAAACAAAACCATCCCGAAATCAAAATTTCGATGGGAGGAGGTTTTCCAAATACCGAATTACGTTCGCTTTCTGACGCACGTGTTTTTGAATTTTTCGATTTTATTACTTTAGATGACGGAGAAGTTCCGATAGAAGAACTTGTTGAAAATTTGTCATCCCGAGCGGAGTCGAGAGACGAGAAGCGTTACAAAAGAACTTTTCTTTTAGAAGACGGAAAAGTTGTTTACAAAAACAATTCCTTAAAGCACGATTACAAACAAGCTTATGTAGGAACGCCAGATTACTCAGATTTGCCTTTGGATAAATATATTTCGGTAATTGAAATTGTGAATCCAATGCACAGAATGTGGAGCGACGGCCGCTGGAATAAACTCACAATGGCGCACGGTTGCTATTGGGGAAAATGTACTTTTTGCGATATTTCATTAGATTATATAAAAGTTTACGAACCCGTTGCCGCCAATTTATTGTGTGATAGAATGGAAGATATGATGCAGCAAACCGGTCAAAATGGCTTTCATTTTGTAGACGAAGCAGCTCCTCCAGCTTTGATGCGTGCTTTGGCTTTAGAAATTTTGCGTCGAAAACTTGCTGTAACCTGGTGGACAAACATTCGATTTGAAAAAAGTTTCTCTAAAGATTTATGTCTTTTATTGAAAGCTTCGGGTTGTATTGCCGTTTCTGGTGGTTTAGAAGTAGCTTCTGATCGATTATTAAAATTAATAGACAAAGGCGTAACCGTAGAACAAGTTGCAAAAGTTACCCGAAATTTTACTGAAGCCGGAATAATGGTTCATGCCTATTTAATGTACGGATATCCAACACAAACGATTCAGGAAACCGTTGACAGTCTCGAAATGGTGCGTCAATTGTTTGAAGCCGGAATTTTGCAATCAGGTTTCTGGCATCAATTTGCGATGACGGCGCATAGTCCCGTTGGTTTATATCCGGAGAAATTTGGAGTCACAAAAAAAACCGAAGCAATTGGAACTTTTGCAAACAACGATATTGATTATACCGATTCTACAGGAATCAATCACGATAAATTCAGCTTTGGATTAAAGAAATCACTCTTCAATTTCATGCACGGAATTTGTTTTGATTATGAATTGCAAGATTGGTTCGACTTTAAAATTCCGAAGACGAAAATTGATCCCGATTTTATTTTTAATGCACTCGAAGAAGGAAATGACTTTAATACAAAACCAAATGCAAAAGTAGTTTGGTTAGGCGGAAAACCTTCTGTAGAACATTTTACAAAATCTAAAAAAGGAAGAACGTGGGAAATGATGACTTTTACTTTTCATGATAAAAAGGAAAGTTTCAACATTCAAACCAATAAAGAAGAAGGCGAATGGCTTGTTGATATTTTGACTAAAATCACAATTTCGAATGCTAAAAACTATACTTTTCAAGAAGTAAAAGCCGATTTTGAAACCAGTTTAGATGATTTTGAATTGTTCTGGTATTCAAAACCAATTAATATATTGCGCGAATTTGGTTTGTTGGTTTTATAA